A DNA window from Guyparkeria halophila contains the following coding sequences:
- a CDS encoding nitrate reductase has protein sequence MHETVKTTCPYCGVGCGVDAHLDDGRLVGVAGSQDHPANLGRLCVKGSALHETVDPAGRMRVPQVDGVAVDWDTALDTVADGFRRVIDEHGPDAVAMYVSGQLLTEDYYVANKLMKGFIGTANIDTNSRLCMASAVVGYKRAFGTDTVPTCYEDIECADLVVLVGSNAAWTHPVTYQRLVAAKRARPEMRVVVIDPRRTATCDIADLHLAIAPGSDAFLFNGLLANLSERDAIDAAYIEAHTEGFDQAIARAHREAPDIEAVARSTGVTVDELQTFFDWFADHERTVTVYSQGVNQSTSGSDKSNAIINCHLATGRIGAPGMGPFSITGQPNAMGGREVGGLANQLAAHMDFEQPGAIERVGRFWQSPGMATSPGLKATDLFEAVESGQIKAIWIMATNPVVSLPASDRVREALQRCPLVVVSDCMQETDTTACADVLLPATSWAEKDGTVTNSERCISRQRGFIEPPGEARHDWWTICEVARRLGFAEAFAYQGPTEIFREHAALSGYENDGSRDFDIAALAGLSDAEYDRLAPVRWPIDPATGRGRQRLFEDGRFFTPSGRARFVAITSTAPASTISAERPLVMNTGRIRDQWHTMTRTAKAARLMQHIDEPFVEIHPDDADRHGLAEGRLAEVIGEHGRYVGRVRLTRAQAPGALFVPMHWNAQYSHSARVGALIPTHVDPHSGQPESKHATVAIRPFAANWFATLLSREPIAPLTADYWARIPIDGGTRYEIAGREAVGDWTQWARDVIGADGEWQTYEDSAGPFRAARLVDGRVTAVLFVAADPELPSREWLADLIRSEALSLTQRLGLLAGRPAEAMPDTGPIVCSCFQVGETSVLEAIDADGLDTPEALGKALRCGTNCGSCIPELKQLIAQRLTETST, from the coding sequence ATGCACGAGACCGTCAAGACAACCTGTCCCTACTGCGGCGTCGGCTGCGGCGTCGATGCCCATCTGGACGACGGGCGACTGGTGGGCGTGGCGGGCAGCCAGGACCACCCGGCCAACCTCGGCCGGCTGTGCGTCAAGGGCTCGGCCCTGCACGAGACCGTTGATCCTGCCGGGCGCATGCGGGTGCCGCAGGTCGACGGTGTGGCCGTGGACTGGGATACCGCGCTCGATACCGTCGCCGACGGCTTTCGCCGCGTCATCGACGAGCACGGCCCCGATGCCGTGGCCATGTACGTCTCCGGCCAGCTGCTCACCGAGGACTACTACGTCGCCAACAAGCTGATGAAGGGCTTCATCGGCACGGCCAATATCGACACCAACTCGCGCCTGTGCATGGCCTCGGCGGTGGTGGGTTACAAGCGGGCCTTCGGCACCGACACCGTGCCCACCTGCTACGAGGACATCGAATGCGCCGACCTGGTGGTGCTGGTCGGCTCGAACGCCGCCTGGACCCACCCGGTCACCTACCAGCGCCTGGTCGCGGCCAAGCGCGCCCGCCCCGAGATGCGGGTGGTGGTGATCGACCCGCGCCGCACCGCCACCTGCGACATCGCCGACCTGCATCTGGCCATCGCCCCGGGCAGCGACGCGTTCCTGTTCAACGGCCTGCTCGCCAACCTCTCCGAACGCGACGCGATCGACGCGGCCTATATCGAGGCACATACCGAGGGATTCGATCAGGCCATTGCCCGCGCCCACCGCGAGGCGCCCGACATCGAGGCGGTCGCCCGCTCGACCGGCGTCACCGTCGACGAGCTGCAGACCTTTTTTGACTGGTTCGCCGACCACGAGCGCACGGTCACGGTCTACTCGCAGGGCGTGAACCAGTCCACGAGCGGCTCGGACAAGTCGAACGCCATCATCAACTGCCATCTGGCCACCGGACGCATCGGCGCGCCGGGCATGGGACCGTTCTCGATCACCGGCCAGCCCAACGCCATGGGCGGGCGCGAGGTCGGCGGACTAGCCAACCAACTGGCCGCGCACATGGACTTCGAGCAGCCGGGCGCCATCGAGCGCGTCGGGCGATTCTGGCAATCGCCCGGCATGGCCACCTCACCCGGACTGAAGGCCACCGACCTGTTCGAGGCGGTCGAATCCGGGCAGATCAAGGCGATCTGGATCATGGCCACCAACCCCGTGGTCAGCCTACCGGCATCCGACCGGGTGCGCGAGGCGCTGCAGCGCTGCCCGTTGGTGGTGGTCTCCGACTGCATGCAGGAGACCGACACCACCGCCTGCGCCGACGTGCTCCTGCCGGCGACCAGCTGGGCGGAGAAGGACGGCACGGTCACCAATTCCGAGCGCTGCATCTCCCGCCAGCGCGGCTTTATCGAGCCGCCCGGCGAGGCACGTCACGACTGGTGGACGATCTGCGAGGTGGCCCGCCGGCTGGGCTTTGCCGAGGCCTTCGCCTACCAGGGACCGACCGAGATCTTCCGCGAGCACGCCGCACTGTCCGGCTACGAGAACGACGGCAGCCGCGATTTCGATATCGCCGCGCTCGCCGGGTTGAGCGACGCCGAATACGACCGGCTCGCCCCGGTGCGCTGGCCGATCGACCCGGCCACCGGCCGGGGCCGCCAGCGCCTGTTCGAGGACGGCCGTTTCTTCACGCCATCCGGTCGGGCCCGTTTCGTCGCCATCACCTCCACCGCGCCGGCAAGCACCATCTCGGCCGAACGACCGCTGGTGATGAACACCGGCCGGATTCGTGATCAGTGGCACACCATGACCCGCACCGCCAAGGCGGCGCGGCTGATGCAGCACATCGACGAACCGTTCGTCGAGATCCACCCGGACGACGCCGACCGCCACGGGCTCGCGGAGGGACGGCTGGCCGAGGTCATCGGCGAGCACGGTCGCTATGTCGGCCGGGTTCGCCTCACCAGAGCGCAGGCGCCGGGCGCGCTGTTCGTGCCGATGCACTGGAACGCCCAGTACAGCCACAGCGCCCGGGTCGGCGCACTGATCCCGACGCACGTCGACCCGCACTCGGGGCAGCCCGAATCCAAGCACGCCACCGTCGCCATCCGTCCGTTCGCGGCCAACTGGTTCGCCACGCTGCTCAGCCGCGAGCCCATCGCACCGCTCACGGCCGACTACTGGGCGCGTATCCCGATCGATGGCGGCACGCGCTACGAGATCGCCGGTCGCGAAGCGGTCGGCGACTGGACGCAGTGGGCCCGTGACGTGATCGGCGCGGACGGCGAGTGGCAGACCTACGAGGACAGTGCGGGCCCGTTCCGCGCCGCCCGGCTGGTCGACGGCCGGGTGACCGCGGTGCTGTTCGTCGCCGCCGACCCCGAACTGCCCTCGCGCGAGTGGCTCGCCGACCTGATCCGTTCGGAGGCGCTCTCGCTCACCCAGCGACTCGGCCTGCTGGCCGGTCGCCCCGCCGAAGCGATGCCCGATACCGGCCCGATCGTCTGTTCCTGCTTCCAGGTCGGGGAAACCAGCGTCCTCGAGGCCATCGACGCCGACGGCCTCGACACGCCGGAGGCACTGGGCAAGGCCCTGCGCTGCGGCACCAACTGCGGCTCCTGCATCCCGGAGCTCAAGCAACTCATCGCCCAGCGCCTCACCGAAACAAGCACCTGA
- the nirD gene encoding nitrite reductase small subunit NirD, producing MTVAERTETTWIDICGLDDLVPHSGVAALVGKRQIALFLIPYAEPSVYAIGNWDPLGHANVLSRGIVGDIGGELVVASPLHKQHYRLTDGSCLEEDVSAGSYAVRIVGDRVQVAQPGV from the coding sequence ATGACCGTGGCAGAACGCACCGAAACCACCTGGATCGACATCTGCGGCCTGGACGATCTCGTCCCGCACTCCGGCGTCGCCGCCCTGGTCGGCAAGCGCCAGATCGCCCTGTTCCTGATTCCCTACGCCGAGCCGTCCGTGTACGCCATCGGCAACTGGGACCCGCTGGGCCACGCCAACGTCCTCTCCCGCGGCATCGTCGGCGATATCGGGGGTGAACTCGTGGTCGCCTCGCCGCTGCACAAGCAGCACTACCGTCTCACCGACGGCAGCTGCCTCGAAGAGGACGTCAGTGCCGGCAGCTACGCCGTACGCATTGTCGGCGACCGGGTGCAGGTCGCCCAGCCCGGCGTGTGA
- the nirB gene encoding nitrite reductase large subunit NirB — MSNPHTSDREKLIVIGNGMVGHCFVEKLIEADGLSRFDVTVFGEEPRAAYDRVHLSEYFSGKSAEDLALTSADDYRAQGIDLHLDDPVIEIDSEAREVVTGNGHRCGYNRLVLATGSYAFVPPIEGRDRDGCLVYRTIEDLDAIRAHAENGRRGVVVGGGLLGLEAANALKNLGLETHVVEFASQLMPAQLDAAGGDMLRRQIEALDVQVHTGKATQLIDVGESHQLRMTFAEGEPLETDLVLFSAGIRPRDQLAREAGIAVGERGGIVVDDQCRTSDPAILAIGECALWNGQVFGLVGPGYAMADVAVKQLTRPDETAAFTGADMSTKLKLLGVEVGSIGDAHARTPGAQTYASINEPDATYKRLVVLEDKLIGAVLVGDTADYDTLLQYALNGLDLPEHPESLIAPAGDGPPVLGPDALPETATICSCHNVTKGGIIEAIDGGCANLGDIKGTTKASTGCGGCAALLKSTVDCELAKRGMEVNTDICEHFPHTRAELYHLVRVGGIRSFGELLERHGRGHGQSLGCEICKPAAASIFASVWNEHVLEPMHQPLQDTNDTYLANMQKDGSYSIVPRVPAGEITAEKLIVLGHVAQKYGLYTKITGGQRIDLFGARKEQLPPIWEELIAAGFETGHAYGKSVRTVKSCVGSTWCRYGVQDSVGMAIHIENRYKGLRSPHKLKFAVSGCTRECAEAQSKDIGVIATENGWNLYVCGNGGMKPRHADLFATDLDDEHLIRYIDRLLMFYIKTADRLQRTSVWLENLEGGLDYLREVVIDDRLGIGAELETQMQAVVDSYQCEWKSTLDDPEKLKRFRSFVNSDAPDDNVLFVEERGQVRPATADEKRERAGHETLAHTMAEEA, encoded by the coding sequence ATGAGCAACCCACACACAAGCGATCGAGAAAAACTCATCGTGATCGGCAACGGCATGGTCGGCCACTGCTTCGTCGAGAAGCTGATCGAGGCCGACGGCCTGTCACGCTTCGACGTGACCGTCTTCGGCGAGGAACCCCGCGCCGCCTACGATCGCGTCCATCTCTCCGAGTACTTCTCCGGCAAGAGCGCCGAGGACCTCGCCCTGACCAGCGCCGACGACTACCGCGCGCAGGGCATCGACCTGCACCTCGACGATCCCGTGATCGAGATCGACAGCGAGGCCCGCGAAGTCGTGACCGGAAACGGCCACCGCTGCGGCTACAACCGGCTGGTGCTGGCCACCGGCTCGTACGCCTTCGTCCCGCCGATCGAGGGACGCGACCGGGACGGTTGTCTCGTCTATCGCACCATCGAGGATCTCGACGCGATCCGCGCGCACGCCGAAAACGGCCGGCGCGGCGTGGTGGTCGGCGGCGGCCTGCTGGGCCTGGAGGCGGCCAACGCGCTGAAGAACCTCGGACTCGAAACCCACGTGGTCGAGTTCGCCTCGCAGCTGATGCCGGCCCAGCTCGATGCCGCCGGCGGCGACATGCTGCGCCGCCAGATTGAGGCCCTCGACGTGCAGGTGCATACCGGCAAGGCCACGCAGCTGATCGATGTCGGCGAGAGCCACCAACTGCGGATGACCTTCGCCGAGGGCGAGCCGCTGGAGACCGACCTGGTGCTGTTCTCCGCCGGCATCCGCCCGCGCGACCAGCTGGCCCGCGAGGCCGGTATCGCGGTGGGCGAGCGCGGCGGCATCGTCGTCGACGACCAGTGCCGCACCTCCGACCCGGCCATTCTCGCCATCGGCGAGTGCGCACTGTGGAACGGCCAGGTGTTCGGCCTGGTCGGCCCGGGCTATGCCATGGCCGACGTGGCCGTGAAGCAGCTCACCAGGCCGGATGAGACCGCCGCCTTCACCGGCGCGGACATGAGCACCAAGCTCAAGCTCCTCGGCGTCGAGGTGGGCTCGATCGGCGATGCCCACGCCCGCACGCCCGGCGCGCAGACCTACGCCAGCATCAACGAGCCGGACGCCACCTACAAGCGGCTGGTGGTGCTCGAGGACAAGCTGATCGGCGCAGTGCTGGTGGGCGACACCGCCGACTACGACACCCTGCTCCAGTACGCCCTCAACGGTCTCGATCTGCCCGAACATCCCGAGTCGCTGATCGCACCGGCCGGTGACGGCCCGCCGGTCCTGGGGCCAGATGCCCTACCGGAGACCGCCACGATCTGCTCCTGCCACAACGTCACCAAGGGCGGCATCATCGAGGCGATCGATGGCGGCTGCGCCAATCTGGGCGACATCAAGGGCACCACCAAGGCCTCGACCGGCTGCGGCGGCTGTGCGGCGCTGCTCAAGTCGACGGTCGACTGCGAGCTGGCCAAGCGCGGCATGGAGGTCAACACCGACATCTGCGAGCACTTCCCGCACACCCGCGCCGAGCTCTACCACCTGGTGCGCGTCGGCGGCATTCGCAGCTTCGGCGAACTGCTCGAGCGCCACGGCCGGGGCCATGGCCAGAGTCTGGGCTGCGAGATCTGCAAGCCGGCGGCCGCCTCGATCTTCGCCTCGGTCTGGAACGAGCACGTGCTCGAACCGATGCACCAGCCGCTGCAGGACACCAACGACACCTATCTGGCCAACATGCAGAAGGACGGCAGCTACTCGATCGTACCGCGCGTGCCGGCCGGCGAGATCACCGCCGAGAAGCTGATCGTCCTCGGCCATGTCGCGCAGAAGTACGGCCTGTACACCAAGATCACCGGCGGTCAACGCATCGACCTGTTCGGCGCGCGCAAGGAACAGCTGCCGCCGATCTGGGAGGAACTGATCGCGGCGGGCTTCGAGACCGGGCATGCCTACGGCAAGTCGGTGCGCACGGTGAAGTCCTGCGTCGGCTCGACCTGGTGCCGCTACGGCGTACAGGACTCGGTGGGCATGGCGATCCACATCGAGAACCGCTACAAGGGCCTGCGCTCGCCGCACAAGCTCAAATTCGCCGTCTCCGGCTGCACCCGCGAATGCGCCGAGGCACAGAGCAAGGATATCGGCGTGATCGCCACCGAGAACGGCTGGAACCTCTACGTCTGCGGCAATGGCGGCATGAAGCCGCGCCACGCCGACCTGTTCGCCACCGACCTCGATGACGAGCACTTGATCCGCTACATCGACCGGCTGCTGATGTTCTACATCAAGACCGCCGACCGGCTGCAGCGCACCAGCGTCTGGCTGGAGAACCTCGAGGGCGGGCTCGACTACCTGCGCGAGGTGGTCATCGACGACCGGCTCGGCATCGGCGCGGAGCTGGAGACCCAGATGCAGGCGGTGGTCGACAGCTACCAGTGCGAATGGAAGAGCACGCTGGACGACCCCGAGAAGCTCAAGCGCTTCCGCAGCTTCGTCAATTCCGACGCACCGGACGACAACGTGCTGTTCGTCGAGGAACGCGGCCAGGTCCGCCCGGCGACCGCCGACGAGAAACGCGAGCGGGCCGGGCACGAGACCCTCGCCCATACCATGGCCGAGGAGGCATGA
- a CDS encoding NAD(P)/FAD-dependent oxidoreductase, giving the protein MKPRLVVIGNGMAGARLLEELVARDAGRHAITVFGAEPHGNYNRIMLSPVLAGEKTVAEIMLNPREWYARHDITLHLGDPVVAIDRTRREVTSRAGVTVPYDQLVFATGSRPWLPEIPGIDLPGVGGFRDLADVETLQARLAEPAPVVILGGGLLGLEAAAGLAGHGIDVTVVHRNPVLMNRQLDDAAAAILRQALEARGVRFILGTQAEAIEGSERVEAVRLDDGRRLPAATVLFTIGIQPAIALAREAGLDCGRGIRVDDQLRSSDPAIHALGECIEHDGRTYGLVAPIWEQARVLAGVLTTGRGRYRDRATSTRLKVTGIDVFSAGRIDPAPGEHCLRLRDPQQGIYKKLILRDDNVVGVVLVGDVADGGWFFDLLGERRDISAFRERLLFGERFCEPDDTTRPAIDSPTENAA; this is encoded by the coding sequence GTGAAACCGCGACTGGTAGTGATCGGCAACGGCATGGCCGGGGCGCGCCTGCTCGAAGAGCTGGTAGCCCGCGACGCCGGACGTCACGCCATCACCGTGTTCGGTGCCGAACCGCACGGCAACTACAACCGGATCATGCTCTCGCCGGTACTCGCCGGGGAGAAGACGGTCGCCGAGATCATGCTCAACCCGCGCGAGTGGTACGCCCGGCACGACATCACGCTGCATCTGGGCGACCCGGTGGTGGCGATCGACCGCACGCGGCGCGAGGTCACCAGCCGCGCCGGGGTCACCGTGCCCTACGACCAACTGGTGTTCGCCACGGGTTCACGCCCCTGGCTGCCCGAGATCCCGGGCATCGATCTGCCCGGCGTGGGCGGCTTCCGCGATCTAGCCGATGTCGAGACCCTGCAGGCCCGGCTAGCCGAACCCGCCCCGGTGGTGATCCTCGGCGGCGGGCTGCTGGGGCTGGAGGCCGCCGCGGGGCTGGCCGGCCACGGCATCGACGTCACGGTCGTCCACCGCAACCCGGTGCTGATGAACCGTCAGCTCGACGACGCGGCCGCCGCGATCCTGCGGCAGGCACTCGAGGCCCGTGGCGTGCGTTTCATCCTCGGCACGCAGGCCGAGGCGATCGAGGGCAGCGAGCGGGTCGAGGCGGTGCGGCTGGACGACGGCCGCCGCCTGCCGGCCGCAACGGTGCTATTCACCATCGGCATCCAGCCGGCGATCGCGCTCGCCCGGGAGGCCGGGCTCGACTGCGGCCGCGGCATCCGCGTCGACGACCAGCTGCGCAGCAGTGATCCGGCCATCCATGCCCTGGGCGAATGCATCGAGCACGACGGGCGCACTTACGGCCTGGTCGCCCCGATCTGGGAGCAGGCGCGCGTCCTAGCCGGGGTGCTGACCACTGGCCGCGGCCGCTACCGCGACCGGGCGACCTCCACCCGGCTGAAGGTCACCGGCATCGACGTGTTCTCCGCCGGGCGGATCGATCCCGCGCCGGGCGAACACTGCCTGCGCCTTCGTGACCCGCAACAAGGCATCTACAAGAAACTGATTCTCCGCGACGACAACGTGGTCGGCGTGGTGCTGGTCGGCGACGTGGCCGACGGGGGGTGGTTCTTCGACCTGCTCGGGGAACGGCGCGACATCAGCGCGTTCCGCGAGCGACTGCTGTTCGGCGAGCGCTTCTGCGAGCCGGACGACACGACCCGCCCCGCCATCGACTCGCCCACCGAAAACGCCGCCTAA
- a CDS encoding ABC transporter ATP-binding protein, which produces MSESHLELTGVDIEFPTPKGPFQALDDINLKVDEGEFISLIGHSGCGKSTVLNIVAGLHQATRGGVLLDGREVNQPGPERAVVFQNHSLLPWLTVYQNVELAVKKVFKGRMNRAEMRDWINHNLALVHMDHALHKRPDEISGGMKQRVGIARALAMQPKVLLMDEPFGALDALTRAHLQDSLMEIQADLGNTVIMITHDVDEAVLLSDRIVMMTNGPAATVGEIVPIDLPRPRNRLALADDPAYNHYRHEVLTFLYEKQKKVEEIAGANPAAAKSGSEATTKAKERVA; this is translated from the coding sequence ATGAGTGAATCACATCTCGAACTGACGGGCGTCGACATCGAGTTCCCCACGCCCAAGGGGCCCTTCCAGGCCCTCGACGACATCAACCTCAAGGTCGACGAAGGCGAGTTCATCTCGCTGATCGGCCACTCCGGCTGCGGCAAGTCGACCGTGCTCAACATCGTCGCCGGCCTGCACCAGGCCACCCGCGGCGGCGTGCTGCTCGACGGCCGCGAGGTCAACCAGCCGGGCCCCGAGCGGGCGGTGGTCTTCCAGAACCACTCCCTGCTGCCGTGGCTGACCGTCTACCAGAACGTCGAGCTGGCGGTGAAGAAGGTCTTCAAGGGCCGCATGAACCGCGCCGAAATGCGCGACTGGATCAACCACAACCTCGCCCTGGTACACATGGACCACGCCCTGCACAAGCGCCCGGACGAGATCTCCGGCGGCATGAAGCAGCGCGTCGGCATCGCCCGGGCGCTGGCGATGCAGCCAAAGGTGCTGTTGATGGACGAGCCCTTCGGCGCCCTCGACGCGCTGACCCGGGCCCATCTGCAGGACTCGCTGATGGAGATCCAGGCCGACCTCGGCAACACCGTGATCATGATCACCCACGACGTCGACGAGGCCGTGTTGCTCTCCGACCGCATCGTGATGATGACCAACGGTCCGGCGGCCACCGTCGGCGAGATCGTGCCGATCGACCTGCCGCGACCGCGCAACCGGCTGGCGCTGGCCGATGACCCGGCCTACAACCACTACCGCCACGAGGTGCTCACCTTCCTCTACGAGAAGCAGAAGAAGGTCGAGGAAATCGCCGGAGCGAATCCGGCGGCGGCCAAGAGCGGCTCCGAGGCCACGACGAAGGCCAAGGAGCGGGTCGCGTGA
- a CDS encoding ABC transporter permease: MNTNLSLKTPRAIAPFVKLARGESPRAQLDVLFRTVGLPIIGLLVFLMLWSGVAAKIDTSLGQFPGPAQVWHQTEALYVEHVAERDKATAFYERQEERIAERLANDPDYEPRIHDYPGKPTFFDQIVTSLITVLSGFVIASILAIPLGIVIGLSSNLYAAFNPLVQIFKPVSPLAWLPLVTIVVSAVYVTDDPMFDKSFLTSMITVVLCCLWPTMINTAVGVNTISRDLINVSQVLRLGWLTHVIKIVLPSSIPMIFTGLRLSLGIAWMVLIAAEMLAQSPGLGKFVWDEFQNGSSDSLARIMVAVLVIGLIGFLLDRGMLALQRAVSWDKTAVLR, encoded by the coding sequence ATGAACACGAACCTGTCACTCAAGACACCACGGGCCATCGCCCCGTTCGTGAAGCTGGCCCGGGGCGAAAGCCCCCGGGCGCAGCTCGACGTCCTGTTCCGCACCGTCGGCCTGCCGATCATCGGCCTGCTGGTCTTCCTGATGCTCTGGTCGGGCGTTGCCGCCAAGATCGACACCTCGCTGGGCCAGTTCCCAGGCCCGGCCCAGGTCTGGCATCAGACCGAAGCGCTCTACGTGGAGCACGTGGCCGAACGTGACAAGGCCACCGCCTTCTACGAGCGCCAGGAAGAGCGCATCGCCGAACGGCTGGCCAACGACCCGGATTACGAGCCGCGCATCCACGACTACCCCGGCAAGCCGACCTTCTTCGATCAGATCGTCACCAGCCTGATCACCGTGCTCTCGGGCTTCGTGATCGCCTCGATCCTCGCCATCCCGCTGGGCATCGTCATCGGCCTGAGCAGCAACCTGTACGCGGCGTTCAACCCGCTGGTACAGATCTTCAAGCCGGTCTCTCCGCTGGCCTGGCTGCCGCTGGTCACCATCGTCGTCAGCGCGGTCTACGTGACCGATGACCCGATGTTCGACAAGTCGTTCCTGACCTCGATGATCACGGTGGTGCTCTGCTGCCTGTGGCCGACGATGATCAACACCGCGGTGGGCGTGAACACCATCAGCCGCGACCTGATCAATGTCTCGCAGGTGCTGCGCCTGGGCTGGCTGACCCACGTGATCAAGATCGTCCTGCCCTCCTCCATCCCGATGATCTTCACCGGCCTGCGCCTGTCCCTGGGCATCGCCTGGATGGTGCTGATCGCCGCCGAAATGCTCGCCCAGAGCCCGGGCCTCGGCAAGTTCGTCTGGGACGAATTCCAGAACGGCTCGTCCGACTCGCTCGCCCGGATCATGGTCGCCGTGCTGGTGATCGGCCTGATCGGCTTTCTGCTCGATCGCGGCATGCTCGCGCTGCAACGCGCCGTGTCCTGGGACAAGACCGCCGTACTGCGTTAA
- a CDS encoding CmpA/NrtA family ABC transporter substrate-binding protein encodes MTTTHPSRRHFLKRTAMSLAAAAFAGSALTALPAQAEVGYPEKEALTFGFIKLTDMAPLAIAYEKGFFEDEGLYVTLEAQANWKVLLDGVITGQLDGAHMLAGQPLAATIGYGTEAEIITPFSMDLNGNGITLANDVWEEMLPNLPKRDDGKPAHPIKADYLKPVVDERNAAGDPFKMGMVFPVSTHNYELRYWLAAGGIHPGYYDPSNGDTSGLIDADAQLSVTPPPQMPATLEAGTISGYCVGEPWNQQAVFKDIGVPVITDYEIWKNNPEKVFGITREFAEKYPNTTVHLVKALIRAAKWLDEDNNANRPEAVEILSRPNYVGADEEVIANSMTGTFEYEKGDERPVPDFNVFFRYNATYPYYSDAIWYLTQMRRWGQIAEHKSDDWYMQTAKQVYRPDLYALAAKELIAEGKMSAGDFPDFDSETGYKPPQGEFIDGVTYDGRKPNEYLQQFPIGLKGKDQV; translated from the coding sequence ATGACCACGACCCATCCGTCACGACGCCACTTTCTCAAGCGCACCGCGATGAGCCTGGCCGCCGCGGCCTTTGCCGGCAGCGCCCTGACCGCCCTGCCGGCACAGGCCGAGGTCGGCTATCCGGAAAAGGAGGCCCTGACCTTCGGTTTCATCAAGCTGACCGACATGGCGCCGCTCGCCATCGCCTACGAGAAGGGCTTCTTCGAGGACGAGGGCCTGTACGTGACGCTCGAGGCCCAGGCCAACTGGAAGGTACTGCTCGACGGCGTGATCACCGGCCAGCTCGACGGCGCACACATGCTGGCAGGCCAGCCGTTGGCAGCCACCATCGGCTACGGCACCGAGGCCGAAATCATCACGCCGTTCTCCATGGACCTCAACGGCAACGGCATCACGCTCGCCAACGACGTCTGGGAGGAAATGCTCCCCAACCTGCCCAAACGTGACGACGGCAAGCCGGCCCATCCGATCAAGGCCGACTACCTCAAGCCCGTGGTCGACGAGCGCAATGCCGCCGGCGACCCCTTCAAGATGGGCATGGTCTTTCCCGTCTCGACCCACAACTACGAGCTGCGCTACTGGCTGGCCGCCGGCGGCATTCATCCGGGCTACTACGACCCGAGCAACGGCGACACCTCCGGGCTCATCGATGCCGATGCGCAGCTTTCGGTCACCCCGCCCCCGCAGATGCCGGCGACCCTGGAGGCCGGCACCATCAGCGGCTACTGCGTCGGCGAGCCCTGGAACCAGCAGGCCGTGTTCAAGGACATCGGCGTGCCGGTGATCACCGACTACGAGATCTGGAAGAACAACCCCGAGAAGGTCTTCGGCATCACCCGCGAGTTCGCCGAGAAGTACCCCAACACCACCGTCCATCTGGTCAAGGCCCTGATCCGTGCAGCCAAGTGGCTGGACGAGGACAACAACGCCAACCGGCCCGAGGCGGTGGAGATCCTGTCACGGCCGAACTACGTCGGTGCCGACGAGGAAGTGATCGCCAACTCCATGACCGGCACCTTCGAATACGAAAAGGGTGACGAGCGCCCGGTGCCGGACTTCAACGTCTTCTTCCGCTACAACGCGACCTACCCGTACTACTCGGATGCCATCTGGTACCTGACCCAGATGCGCCGCTGGGGGCAGATTGCCGAGCACAAGTCCGACGACTGGTACATGCAGACCGCCAAGCAGGTCTACCGCCCGGACCTCTACGCCCTGGCCGCAAAGGAGCTGATCGCCGAAGGAAAGATGAGCGCCGGCGACTTCCCGGACTTCGACAGCGAGACCGGCTACAAGCCGCCGCAGGGCGAGTTCATCGACGGCGTCACCTACGACGGCCGCAAGCCCAACGAGTACCTCCAGCAATTCCCCATCGGTCTCAAGGGCAAGGACCAGGTCTGA